From Clostridia bacterium, one genomic window encodes:
- a CDS encoding histidine phosphatase family protein, giving the protein MKTRLIFVRHAEAEGNVIRRFHGWTDSPITEKGHIQAQKVAERLKDIPIDIIYSSSLKRTLQTCEYIAKAKNLPIIRTDQMKEINGGDWEGRRWDELPGLWPEEYDTWENKPHAHKMPNGENMEEFQRRLLNEVKRIIKENKGKNICIVTHGTAIRSMMCSFHNCSLEKMIDIPWYDNTSVTIIDYEDDNFNVVLEGDAGHLGKELSTLQNQEWWAEYMESYNSKNKE; this is encoded by the coding sequence TTGAAAACTCGTCTTATTTTTGTACGACATGCTGAAGCGGAAGGAAACGTTATCCGGAGATTTCATGGCTGGACAGATAGCCCTATTACAGAAAAAGGGCATATACAGGCCCAAAAGGTAGCAGAACGCCTTAAGGACATACCGATAGATATTATCTACTCAAGTTCATTGAAAAGAACATTGCAGACTTGTGAGTATATTGCAAAAGCAAAAAATCTTCCTATTATAAGAACAGATCAGATGAAAGAAATAAACGGTGGAGACTGGGAAGGCAGGCGATGGGATGAACTTCCGGGATTATGGCCTGAAGAGTATGATACCTGGGAAAACAAGCCACATGCACATAAAATGCCAAACGGTGAGAATATGGAAGAATTCCAGAGAAGGCTGCTTAACGAGGTAAAAAGAATAATAAAAGAAAATAAAGGAAAAAATATCTGCATTGTAACCCATGGAACTGCTATAAGATCAATGATGTGCAGCTTTCATAATTGCAGTCTGGAAAAAATGATAGATATTCCGTGGTATGACAATACTTCCGTAACAATAATAGATTATGAAGATGATAATTTCAATGTTGTACTGGAAGGGGATGCAGGCCATCTTGGTAAAGAGCTCAGTACGCTACAGAATCAGGAGTGGTGGGCAGAATATATGGAAAGTTATAATTCAAAAAACAAAGAATAA
- the mutL gene encoding DNA mismatch repair endonuclease MutL produces the protein MGKIIVLDENTSNKIAAGEVIERPASVIKELVENSIDAGASSITVEIKNGGISYIRVTDNGSGIDEDDVEIAFERHATSKIKSANDLDSISTLGFRGEALASIAAVSRVELSSRVQKNAHGMYISIQGGNVKESKPVGCPVGTTFIIRDLFYNTPARFKFLKKDSTETGYISDIISRIALAKPHISFKLISNNATIIHTPGNNELLSAVFSIYGKETAKEVAEISYQDNKVRITGYAGKPEISRATRNHQSVFVNGRYVKSKLITSAIDEAYKTFLMKNKFAFIVMNLEVNPLIVDVNVHPTKMEIRFSEEQEIFRSVYHSINNALLGKVTAKTAHFEEKDNNISYKFENKPAYKENYIQQNFSTGFQYIKEKPETFTRKNTFSTSTLNNYTNSAKRDEINVSREIRKESLPEKPVEEKKSLHTYTDIVSPVRKENNEQTAKNENTTQKSSIAEINTILNEISEDSRELKNQNEHTETSLEQKCQNVQELKNEFLVNSKIIGQAFSTYILLQHENELLMIDQHAAHERIMYERLRTKFINNESMSQELISPVVIELANHEIKFLEEEQEFLQRLGFNYESFGNNTIMLRSIPYLDNGGSIKEIFTEILDYVIGAVKNGYKKDSFSSIADEAIYTLACKSAVKANKKLDDMEIQSIINELTKLENPFTCPHGRPTIVRLRKYELEKMFKRIV, from the coding sequence ATGGGAAAGATTATTGTATTGGATGAAAATACTTCAAATAAGATTGCAGCCGGAGAAGTAATCGAAAGGCCTGCTTCCGTGATAAAAGAACTGGTTGAAAACTCTATAGATGCAGGTGCAAGTAGTATAACTGTAGAAATCAAAAATGGTGGTATTTCTTATATCAGAGTTACGGACAACGGCTCCGGTATAGACGAAGATGATGTTGAAATTGCATTTGAAAGACATGCAACCAGTAAGATTAAAAGTGCAAACGACCTTGATTCAATAAGCACATTAGGATTCAGAGGTGAAGCTCTTGCAAGTATAGCAGCTGTTTCGCGTGTAGAATTATCTTCAAGGGTACAAAAAAATGCACATGGTATGTATATAAGCATTCAGGGGGGAAATGTAAAAGAATCCAAACCTGTGGGATGTCCGGTCGGGACAACCTTTATTATACGCGATCTTTTTTATAATACACCTGCGAGATTTAAGTTTTTAAAAAAAGATAGTACAGAAACAGGTTATATTTCTGATATAATAAGCAGAATCGCTCTGGCTAAGCCGCATATTTCCTTCAAGCTTATCAGCAATAATGCAACTATTATCCATACTCCGGGAAATAATGAACTGCTAAGTGCGGTTTTCAGCATATACGGCAAGGAAACAGCAAAGGAAGTAGCAGAAATCAGCTATCAAGATAATAAGGTAAGAATTACAGGATATGCAGGAAAACCGGAAATATCAAGAGCGACACGGAATCACCAGTCTGTTTTTGTAAATGGAAGATATGTAAAAAGCAAATTGATTACATCTGCCATAGATGAGGCATACAAGACATTTCTTATGAAAAATAAATTTGCTTTTATTGTGATGAATTTAGAAGTAAATCCTCTTATTGTTGATGTAAATGTACACCCTACGAAGATGGAAATAAGATTTTCAGAAGAGCAAGAAATATTCAGAAGTGTATATCATTCAATAAATAATGCACTTCTGGGAAAAGTAACAGCAAAAACGGCACATTTTGAAGAGAAGGATAATAATATTTCCTATAAATTTGAAAACAAGCCAGCCTACAAAGAAAACTACATTCAGCAAAACTTTAGTACCGGGTTTCAATATATAAAAGAAAAACCTGAAACATTTACCCGTAAAAATACTTTTTCAACAAGTACATTGAACAATTACACAAATAGTGCTAAGAGAGATGAAATCAATGTAAGCAGAGAGATTCGTAAAGAAAGTTTGCCGGAAAAACCGGTTGAGGAAAAAAAATCATTGCATACTTATACTGACATAGTTTCACCAGTAAGAAAAGAAAATAATGAACAAACTGCTAAGAATGAAAATACTACTCAAAAAAGCAGTATTGCTGAAATTAATACTATATTGAATGAAATATCTGAGGATAGTAGGGAATTGAAAAATCAAAACGAGCATACTGAAACATCTTTGGAACAAAAGTGTCAAAACGTTCAGGAACTAAAGAATGAGTTTCTTGTAAATTCTAAAATCATCGGACAGGCATTTTCTACTTATATACTGCTTCAGCATGAAAATGAGCTGTTAATGATTGATCAGCATGCAGCCCATGAAAGAATAATGTATGAAAGACTACGGACAAAATTTATAAATAACGAGTCAATGTCTCAGGAGCTGATATCCCCTGTAGTAATAGAGCTTGCAAACCATGAGATTAAGTTTCTGGAGGAGGAACAAGAATTTTTACAAAGATTAGGTTTTAATTATGAAAGCTTTGGTAATAATACTATAATGCTTAGATCAATTCCATATTTGGATAATGGGGGTTCAATAAAGGAAATATTTACAGAGATTCTTGATTATGTAATCGGAGCAGTAAAAAACGGTTATAAAAAGGATTCATTTTCAAGCATTGCAGACGAAGCGATTTATACCCTTGCGTGTAAATCAGCAGTAAAAGCTAACAAAAAATTAGATGACATGGAGATACAGAGTATAATAAACGAGCTGACAAAGCTTGAAAATCCCTTTACTTGTCCCCATGGCCGTCCTACAATAGTCAGGCTTAGAAAATATGAACTGGAAAAAATGTTTAAAAGAATAGTGTAA
- a CDS encoding YlbF family regulator has protein sequence MDVIAKARELGQLIAESPEMNRLSRAEESIERDDTAKRLLEDYKLLQIELVRATKEGRDKDIVDSIKQRLMDKQKEVNEYEVTKNYLESKSDFDKMMKDINNVIIHTITGEEPCSPNKCGSCGGGCK, from the coding sequence ATGGACGTAATTGCAAAAGCTAGAGAATTAGGCCAGTTGATTGCAGAATCACCTGAGATGAATAGATTGAGTAGAGCCGAAGAAAGTATAGAAAGAGATGATACGGCTAAGAGACTTCTTGAGGATTATAAACTTTTACAGATAGAGCTTGTGAGGGCGACAAAAGAAGGCCGGGACAAAGATATAGTCGATAGCATAAAACAAAGGCTTATGGATAAGCAAAAGGAAGTCAATGAATATGAGGTGACAAAAAACTATCTGGAATCAAAATCTGATTTTGATAAGATGATGAAGGATATAAATAATGTAATCATTCACACAATAACCGGGGAGGAGCCTTGTTCGCCAAATAAGTGTGGTTCCTGCGGGGGCGGATGCAAGTAG
- the miaB gene encoding tRNA (N6-isopentenyl adenosine(37)-C2)-methylthiotransferase MiaB, whose protein sequence is MSKRETICIPQEDILKQKEFIHNVKEINLGKLKRYCIQTFGCQMNENDSEKLAGMLAEMGYLETDNVNESDIIIYNTCCVRENAELKVYGHLGALKKLKKEKPDLVIAVCGCMMQQKEVVEHIKKKYRHVNLVFGTHNLYKFPELLYSSIHSEQNVIDIWETTGAVAEGMPIQRKYDIKAYVTVMYGCNNFCSYCIVPYVRGRERSRSINDIVNEVRTLGQHGCKEVTLLGQNVNSYGKDLDGDISFAMLLKEVDKIEGIERIRFMTSHPKDLTEDLIYAVRDCKKVCEHIHLPVQAGSTKILEQMNRKYTKDQYLGLVAKIRESIPGAALTTDIIVGFPGETDEDFDETIDIMEEVRFDSAFTFLYSKRTGTPAAKNPDQVSEDEKKRRFEKLLEVQNKISKALNDDYLGKEEEVLVEGLSKNRKTTYTGRTRTNKIVNFRGKKEMVGKLVTVRITGIQTWSLEGDVIAIKD, encoded by the coding sequence TTGAGCAAGAGAGAAACAATATGTATACCTCAGGAAGATATATTAAAGCAAAAAGAGTTTATTCATAACGTAAAGGAAATTAATCTTGGAAAGCTTAAAAGGTATTGTATTCAGACATTTGGCTGCCAGATGAATGAAAACGATTCGGAAAAACTGGCCGGTATGCTTGCTGAAATGGGTTATCTAGAGACTGATAATGTTAATGAGAGTGACATAATCATATATAACACCTGTTGTGTAAGAGAAAATGCAGAATTGAAAGTATATGGGCATTTGGGCGCCCTTAAAAAATTGAAGAAGGAAAAGCCTGATCTAGTGATAGCGGTATGTGGCTGCATGATGCAGCAAAAGGAAGTTGTTGAGCATATAAAGAAGAAGTACAGGCATGTAAATCTTGTATTTGGTACACATAATCTGTATAAGTTTCCGGAATTACTATATAGTTCAATTCATTCAGAACAAAATGTAATCGATATTTGGGAGACAACCGGGGCAGTTGCCGAGGGAATGCCTATACAAAGAAAATATGATATAAAAGCATATGTGACGGTTATGTACGGCTGCAATAATTTTTGTTCATACTGTATTGTGCCGTATGTGAGGGGTAGGGAGAGAAGCAGAAGTATTAATGATATAGTTAATGAGGTAAGGACATTAGGTCAACATGGCTGCAAAGAAGTTACACTTCTCGGCCAAAATGTAAATTCATATGGAAAAGACCTTGATGGAGATATAAGCTTTGCAATGCTGCTGAAAGAGGTTGACAAAATTGAAGGCATTGAAAGGATAAGATTCATGACTTCACATCCGAAGGATTTGACTGAAGATTTGATTTATGCAGTAAGGGATTGTAAAAAGGTTTGTGAGCATATTCATCTGCCAGTTCAAGCTGGAAGCACAAAAATTCTTGAGCAAATGAATAGAAAATATACAAAAGACCAGTATCTCGGTTTAGTTGCAAAAATCAGGGAAAGTATTCCGGGAGCTGCTCTTACTACAGATATAATAGTAGGATTTCCAGGAGAGACAGATGAGGACTTTGACGAAACAATCGATATCATGGAAGAAGTAAGATTTGATTCTGCTTTTACTTTTCTGTACTCAAAAAGGACAGGCACACCTGCTGCAAAAAATCCGGACCAGGTTAGTGAAGATGAAAAGAAGAGAAGGTTTGAGAAACTTCTGGAGGTACAGAATAAAATCAGTAAAGCGCTAAATGATGATTATCTTGGAAAAGAAGAAGAAGTTCTGGTGGAAGGACTGAGCAAAAATAGGAAGACTACCTATACAGGCAGAACAAGAACTAACAAAATAGTTAATTTCAGAGGAAAAAAGGAAATGGTAGGCAAGTTGGTAACGGTAAGAATAACCGGAATACAGACCTGGTCGTTAGAAGGGGATGTTATAGCAATAAAGGATTAG
- a CDS encoding dihydroorotate dehydrogenase: MIDLSVNIAGIELKNPVIAASGTFGFGREYAEFVDLNQIGGISVKGLKLKPTLGNKPPRIAETPAGILNSVGLQNPGVEVFIKEEIPYLRQFNTAVIANIAGNTIEDYVEMAEILSDTDIDAIELNISCPNVKEGCLAFGTSTGGTTLLTKRVREACKKPLIVKLSPNVTDIKEIAAAAEAAGADAISLINTILGMAIDIHKRRPILANNVGGLSGPAVKPVAVRMTYEVSKMVKVPVIGMGGISTGDDAVEFMLAGASAVMVGTANFVNPAACIDVVKGIESYLSRHNYKSVNDIVGKLELNL; the protein is encoded by the coding sequence ATGATTGATTTAAGTGTTAACATAGCAGGTATTGAGCTAAAGAATCCTGTTATAGCTGCTTCGGGAACCTTCGGGTTTGGACGGGAGTATGCAGAATTCGTGGATTTGAATCAAATAGGCGGTATTTCCGTTAAAGGGCTCAAACTAAAACCTACTTTGGGTAACAAACCTCCCAGAATAGCGGAAACACCTGCAGGTATTTTGAACAGTGTGGGACTCCAGAATCCGGGAGTAGAGGTATTTATTAAAGAAGAGATTCCATATCTGAGACAGTTTAATACAGCGGTAATAGCTAATATTGCAGGAAATACAATAGAAGATTATGTCGAAATGGCAGAGATTTTAAGTGACACAGATATAGACGCTATTGAACTTAATATTTCATGTCCCAATGTTAAAGAAGGATGCCTAGCCTTCGGAACCAGCACAGGTGGTACAACTCTTCTTACAAAGAGAGTCAGAGAAGCATGTAAAAAACCTCTTATAGTTAAGCTTTCACCAAATGTAACGGATATTAAGGAAATTGCAGCAGCAGCAGAAGCGGCAGGTGCAGATGCAATCTCATTGATTAATACTATTCTGGGTATGGCTATCGATATTCACAAAAGACGTCCTATACTTGCAAATAATGTCGGCGGTCTGTCAGGTCCTGCAGTAAAGCCTGTAGCGGTAAGAATGACATATGAGGTTTCAAAGATGGTGAAAGTGCCTGTAATCGGGATGGGAGGTATTTCAACAGGTGATGATGCAGTCGAATTCATGCTTGCCGGAGCAAGTGCAGTGATGGTCGGCACAGCAAACTTTGTAAATCCCGCTGCATGTATTGATGTAGTAAAGGGAATAGAATCCTATCTTTCAAGGCATAACTATAAAAGTGTAAATGACATAGTGGGGAAGCTGGAACTGAATTTATAA
- the miaA gene encoding tRNA (adenosine(37)-N6)-dimethylallyltransferase MiaA translates to MKTVIVIVGPTASGKTKLSIDIAKILDGEIISADSMQVYKYMDIGTAKPDTEEMSGIKHYLIDEIYPDEEYNVAKFQQLALEYIDEIIQKNKVPIIVGGTGLYINSLIYNLNFSETISDWGLRENLKKVAEEKGNKYLHERLREVDPEAAESIHENNVKRVIRALEVYEHTKKPISYHQEISRAVPPKYRFAVIGLRMERQRLYDRINKRVDIMMEKGLVEEVRNLVKMGYDSSTIAMQGIGYKEILSYIRGEVTLEDAVYIIKRDSRHYAKRQITWFKKIEYIHWIDVDKYSEEAGILENIKYYIASFGIFL, encoded by the coding sequence GTGAAGACTGTAATAGTGATAGTAGGGCCTACTGCATCAGGGAAAACCAAATTATCTATAGATATAGCGAAAATACTGGACGGAGAAATTATTTCTGCAGATTCGATGCAGGTTTATAAATACATGGACATAGGTACAGCCAAGCCTGATACTGAAGAAATGTCCGGAATAAAACATTACTTAATCGATGAAATCTATCCTGATGAGGAGTACAATGTTGCAAAGTTTCAACAGTTAGCCCTCGAATATATAGATGAAATCATTCAAAAAAACAAAGTTCCAATTATAGTGGGTGGTACAGGATTATATATAAATTCGCTCATATATAATCTGAACTTTTCTGAAACTATAAGTGATTGGGGATTAAGAGAAAATTTGAAAAAAGTTGCAGAGGAGAAAGGAAACAAGTATCTTCATGAAAGGTTGAGGGAGGTAGATCCCGAAGCTGCAGAAAGTATACACGAAAACAACGTAAAAAGAGTAATCAGGGCTCTGGAGGTTTATGAACATACAAAAAAGCCTATTTCCTATCACCAAGAGATCTCTAGAGCAGTGCCACCAAAATACAGATTTGCCGTTATTGGCCTTCGTATGGAAAGACAAAGGCTTTATGACAGAATAAACAAAAGAGTTGATATTATGATGGAAAAAGGCCTGGTGGAAGAAGTCAGAAATCTCGTAAAAATGGGGTACGATAGTAGTACTATTGCAATGCAGGGTATAGGGTATAAAGAAATTCTTTCATACATAAGAGGAGAAGTAACACTAGAGGACGCAGTTTATATAATAAAAAGAGATTCAAGGCACTATGCAAAAAGACAGATAACATGGTTTAAAAAAATAGAGTATATACATTGGATTGATGTGGACAAATACAGTGAAGAGGCTGGTATTCTAGAAAATATCAAATATTATATTGCATCATTTGGAATTTTCTTGTAG
- a CDS encoding dihydroorotate dehydrogenase electron transfer subunit: MAKVLKEKIQSVERLAPDIYKMIISSEYIAKNAEPGQFVNIKCSEGINALLRRPISICNIDRERNLLDIVFQVKGIGTEYLAQKQAGMEVDIIAPLGKPFMVSESCERIAVVGGGIGVFPLLYLLKNIKSAKKHAYLGFRSKEFIVLRDEFENASDKLTISTDDGSEGHKGLVTELLEKDLMEDKFDIIYTCGPTPMIRKVVDIADRFQVKCQVSLEQRMGCGIGACLVCACKTRLGDEWEYSHVCKDGPVFWSDEVIFD; encoded by the coding sequence ATGGCAAAGGTTTTGAAAGAAAAAATACAGTCTGTGGAAAGACTGGCTCCGGATATTTATAAAATGATAATCAGCTCTGAGTATATAGCAAAAAATGCGGAGCCTGGACAATTTGTGAACATTAAATGCAGTGAAGGAATAAATGCACTGCTGAGAAGACCTATTAGTATCTGTAATATTGACAGAGAGCGGAATCTACTTGATATTGTTTTCCAAGTCAAGGGTATAGGAACGGAATATCTGGCACAAAAACAAGCCGGAATGGAAGTTGATATAATAGCTCCTTTAGGAAAACCGTTTATGGTTTCAGAGAGCTGTGAAAGAATTGCTGTAGTAGGCGGAGGGATAGGCGTTTTCCCTCTGCTTTATCTGCTTAAAAATATTAAAAGTGCCAAAAAACATGCCTATTTGGGATTTAGAAGCAAGGAATTCATAGTATTAAGAGATGAGTTTGAAAATGCTTCAGATAAACTAACCATATCAACTGATGACGGAAGTGAAGGCCATAAAGGGCTGGTTACGGAATTGTTGGAAAAGGATCTCATGGAAGATAAGTTTGATATTATATATACTTGTGGACCAACTCCCATGATAAGGAAAGTAGTTGATATAGCAGACAGATTTCAAGTTAAGTGTCAGGTATCTTTAGAGCAAAGAATGGGATGCGGAATAGGTGCATGCCTTGTATGTGCATGCAAAACCAGATTGGGTGATGAGTGGGAGTATAGCCATGTATGTAAAGACGGACCCGTATTCTGGAGTGATGAAGTAATATTTGATTAA
- a CDS encoding orotate phosphoribosyltransferase has translation MSANEKLVTWLFETDAVRVCPENKPFWYTSGTIGPYYINTHFLYGSESKANDLLKKIDSEKNDIVNCPGRILDATRENYKSDRIFKGLIEEMCSYIRENIDISEIDCISGGERRDWFFSLIIAEILGKPHITIYKDMKAVISENGNTTPVGNLSGKKVLHIADLITEASSYERAWIPAIKNISGEMLWSVVVVDRKQGGEALLAKEGVKSFSMVSIDKELFDKVLDMKLINVEQYEMIVRYIKNPKDSMKEFLETHPEFLENALNADEKTKERAKLCIDKKIYG, from the coding sequence ATGAGTGCAAATGAAAAACTGGTTACATGGCTGTTTGAAACAGACGCAGTCAGGGTGTGCCCTGAGAATAAGCCGTTTTGGTATACATCTGGTACTATAGGTCCATATTATATAAATACACATTTCTTGTATGGAAGTGAATCAAAAGCAAACGACTTACTTAAAAAAATAGATTCAGAAAAGAATGACATTGTGAATTGTCCCGGGAGAATTCTGGACGCAACCAGGGAAAACTATAAGAGTGATAGGATATTTAAAGGTTTAATCGAGGAGATGTGCAGCTATATCAGGGAAAATATAGATATATCTGAGATTGACTGCATATCAGGTGGAGAAAGACGTGACTGGTTTTTCTCTCTTATTATAGCGGAAATTCTAGGAAAACCACATATCACGATTTATAAAGATATGAAAGCTGTTATTTCCGAAAATGGCAACACAACACCAGTCGGAAATTTAAGTGGTAAGAAGGTATTACATATAGCTGACTTGATAACTGAAGCATCAAGTTATGAAAGGGCATGGATTCCAGCTATAAAAAATATTAGCGGAGAGATGTTATGGAGTGTTGTTGTAGTTGATAGAAAACAAGGGGGAGAAGCATTGCTGGCAAAGGAAGGAGTAAAATCATTTTCAATGGTCAGCATAGATAAGGAGCTGTTTGACAAAGTCCTTGACATGAAATTGATTAACGTAGAGCAGTATGAAATGATAGTAAGATATATAAAAAACCCTAAGGATTCTATGAAGGAATTCCTCGAAACACACCCTGAATTCCTTGAGAACGCACTAAATGCAGACGAAAAGACAAAGGAACGGGCAAAGCTTTGTATAGATAAAAAAATATACGGTTAA
- the mutS gene encoding DNA mismatch repair protein MutS gives MAALTPMMQQYLDIKEQYKDCILFFRLGDFYEMFFSDAETASKELEITLTGRDCGLEQRAPMCGVPFHSADSYISKLINKGFKVAICEQVEDPALAKGIVKRDVIRVITPGTVTDSSMLDEKKNNYLMSVYRNKFYFGIAVVDISTGEFISSQINWGNTTSKLMDEIAKFSPTEIIVNSEFYNDKEIMELVGKRFSSYTSGFDDKYFEDGNAADIIRKKFSECELLSRGYDLSINAAGALLEYLEQTQKVNLNHIQGISSYKIEEFMVLDISTRRNLELTETMREKSRKGTLLWVLDRTMTSMGGRTIRKWIEQPLINLSDINERLEAVNELKEKFMVRMEIRDLLKRVYDVERLMGKIILGNVNCRDMVALKNSLGQIPFIKNILEQCSSELNKRNYKQLDTMEDIYKLIEESIIEEPPVSVKEGGIIKTGYNPEVDKYRKATTEGKDWVAMLENKERERTGIKNLKVGFNKVFGYYIEVTKSYYSLVPDSYIRKQTLANCERFITQELKEIEDTILGAEQKVIELEYQLFLEIKNKIAEEVGRIKNTARSIAEVDVICSLAEVADRENYTMPEMSVEDRIEIIDGRHPVVEKMINHTSYGEQISFVPNDTLLDMDENRLAIITGPNMAGKSTYMRQVALIILMAQIGSFVPASGARIGIVDRIFTRVGASDDLAAGQSTFMVEMSEVANILNNATSRSLLILDEIGRGTSTFDGLSIAWSVIEFIGDKEKLGCRTLFATHYHELTELEGKLTGIKNYCISVKEKGEDIIFLRKIIRGGADDSYGIQVARLAGVPQPVIDRAKEILCELEDADISKKEIKIRKNRIPIDGQIDLFSFGNTSKSKDEIMDELKSVDISALTPLDAINVLYKLQQKARKGC, from the coding sequence ATGGCGGCACTTACACCTATGATGCAGCAGTATCTGGACATAAAAGAGCAATACAAGGACTGCATACTTTTCTTCAGGCTCGGTGATTTTTATGAAATGTTTTTTAGTGATGCCGAGACTGCGTCCAAAGAGTTAGAAATTACGCTGACAGGCAGAGATTGCGGACTTGAACAAAGAGCTCCCATGTGTGGAGTTCCTTTTCATTCTGCTGATTCATATATATCAAAACTGATAAATAAAGGCTTTAAGGTAGCTATATGTGAACAGGTGGAGGATCCTGCACTTGCAAAGGGTATTGTAAAAAGAGATGTGATAAGAGTCATTACACCAGGTACTGTAACTGATTCATCCATGCTTGATGAAAAGAAAAACAACTATCTGATGTCTGTATACCGAAATAAGTTCTACTTTGGAATAGCGGTAGTTGATATTTCTACAGGCGAATTTATATCTTCCCAGATTAACTGGGGTAATACAACAAGTAAGCTGATGGATGAAATAGCAAAGTTCTCTCCTACAGAAATCATAGTGAACAGTGAGTTCTATAATGACAAGGAAATAATGGAATTGGTAGGAAAGAGATTTAGCTCATACACCTCAGGCTTTGATGATAAGTATTTTGAAGATGGAAATGCAGCTGACATTATACGGAAAAAATTTTCAGAGTGTGAATTGTTAAGCAGGGGATACGATTTATCAATAAATGCTGCCGGTGCACTTCTTGAATATCTGGAGCAAACGCAGAAAGTTAATTTGAATCATATTCAGGGAATAAGCTCATACAAAATAGAAGAATTTATGGTACTTGACATATCAACAAGAAGGAATCTTGAGCTGACTGAGACTATGAGGGAAAAATCCAGAAAAGGAACACTCCTTTGGGTTCTTGACCGGACAATGACTTCAATGGGTGGAAGGACAATAAGGAAATGGATAGAGCAGCCATTGATAAACCTCTCAGATATTAATGAAAGGCTTGAAGCAGTAAATGAACTGAAAGAAAAGTTTATGGTACGTATGGAAATCCGCGATCTTTTAAAGAGGGTGTATGATGTTGAAAGGTTGATGGGAAAGATCATATTGGGAAACGTAAATTGCAGGGACATGGTAGCTTTAAAAAATTCTCTTGGGCAGATTCCGTTCATAAAAAACATACTAGAGCAATGTTCATCAGAACTCAACAAGAGAAATTATAAACAGCTTGATACAATGGAAGACATCTATAAACTTATTGAAGAATCAATAATTGAAGAACCTCCTGTTTCAGTTAAGGAAGGCGGGATTATTAAAACTGGTTATAATCCTGAAGTGGATAAGTACAGAAAGGCAACTACAGAAGGGAAAGACTGGGTTGCAATGCTTGAAAACAAGGAAAGAGAACGTACTGGCATAAAAAATCTGAAAGTAGGCTTCAACAAGGTATTCGGGTATTATATAGAAGTAACTAAATCATATTACTCTTTGGTTCCTGATTCATATATTAGAAAGCAAACACTTGCAAATTGCGAACGATTTATTACGCAAGAGCTGAAAGAAATCGAGGATACCATACTGGGAGCGGAACAAAAAGTAATAGAGCTGGAGTATCAGCTGTTTCTGGAAATAAAAAATAAAATAGCTGAAGAAGTGGGAAGGATAAAAAACACAGCAAGAAGTATAGCTGAAGTAGACGTAATATGCTCTTTGGCAGAAGTAGCAGACAGGGAAAATTATACCATGCCTGAGATGTCGGTCGAAGACAGGATAGAAATAATTGACGGACGACATCCCGTAGTAGAAAAAATGATAAATCATACATCGTATGGAGAACAGATTTCCTTCGTGCCCAATGACACACTTCTCGATATGGACGAAAACAGACTTGCAATAATTACAGGCCCAAACATGGCGGGTAAATCTACTTATATGAGACAGGTGGCTTTAATCATACTTATGGCTCAGATAGGCAGCTTTGTGCCTGCATCAGGTGCAAGGATCGGTATTGTTGACAGGATATTTACGAGAGTAGGGGCCTCCGACGATCTGGCTGCAGGGCAAAGCACATTTATGGTTGAAATGTCCGAGGTAGCAAACATTTTAAATAATGCCACTTCTAGGAGTTTGCTAATTCTTGATGAAATAGGTAGAGGGACAAGCACTTTTGACGGGTTAAGTATTGCATGGTCTGTAATTGAGTTTATCGGAGATAAGGAAAAATTGGGATGCAGAACACTGTTTGCCACTCATTATCATGAACTTACAGAGCTCGAAGGTAAACTTACAGGGATAAAGAATTACTGCATTTCAGTAAAAGAAAAGGGTGAAGACATAATATTCCTGAGAAAAATTATCCGTGGAGGGGCAGACGACAGCTATGGTATACAAGTTGCGAGACTTGCAGGTGTACCACAGCCGGTAATAGACAGAGCAAAAGAAATACTATGTGAGCTTGAAGATGCAGATATAAGCAAGAAGGAAATCAAAATAAGGAAAAACAGGATTCCTATTGACGGACAGATAGACCTTTTTTCATTCGGCAATACATCAAAATCGAAAGATGAAATAATGGATGAACTAAAAAGTGTGGATATTTCAGCGCTTACACCCTTGGATGCAATTAATGTGCTGTATAAGCTTCAGCAAAAAGCCAGGAAAGGATGCTAA